The proteins below come from a single Pararge aegeria chromosome 23, ilParAegt1.1, whole genome shotgun sequence genomic window:
- the LOC120634143 gene encoding sperm flagellar protein 1-like, with protein MSLLDSPIPLSDIEDVLAWVDTFKLSRPTKKINRDFSDAVLLAEILSVHYPKLVEMHNYPPRNSHSLKLNNWMTLNRKVLKKLRLNLCCNTMEQLANCTLGVIERVLLMVRDKIRRDEEVNKSLKDAEQNMSSGGSYYDVCGDDENVLVVPVKTRVNGVLETMQKKVVSYEHYLGIKEQLKDAKDSAEMLKQKVEHLDSLIKLKEERIEELQKQLDRKQARRREVEANQNSISVPFEPEPPTPEAIDLVHVPSRPLSVKSVESNPRIGKDESKIPVPVQDLIKSVSRPSITEVASKDLQDINVDRIKSDVFKEVEIIDQRVLEGFHDSLEFINEPTTIAVFDEKQNNLKEIDYSYEINYLN; from the exons ATGTCCCTGCTCGACTCCCCGATCCCGCTGTCGGATATAGAAGATGTGCTTGCGTGGGTGGACACCTTTAAACTGTCTCGACCTACTAAAAAGATTAACAGGGATTTTTCTGATGCTG TTCTTCTGGCTGAAATACTAAGCGTCCATTACCCGAAGCTGGTGGAAATGCACAACTACCCACCGCGTAACAGCCACTCCCTGAAGCTGAACAACTGGATGACCCTCAACAGGAAGGTGCTGAAGAAGCTCCGGTTAAACCTGTGCTGCAACACCATGGAACAGCTAGCTAATTGTACGCTTGGAGTCATCGAGCGAGTACTTCTTATGG TACGCGATAAGATCCGTCGTGACGAAGAGGTGAACAAAAGTTTGAAAGACGCAGAACAAAACATGTCCAGCGGCGGTAGTTACTACGATGTCTGTGGAGATGACG AAAACGTGCTAGTAGTACCTGTGAAGACAAGAGTGAATGGAGTACTGGAAACCATGCAAAAGAAAGTGGTCAGCTACGAACATTATCTCGGTATCAAAGAACAACTGAAAGACGCTAAAGACTCTGCAGAGATGCTTAAACAAAAG GTTGAACATTTAGACAGCCTAATCAAGTTAAAAGAGGAAAGGATAGAAGAGCTTCAGAAGCAACTTGACAGGAAACAGGCAAGACGTAGAGAAGTCGAAGCTAATCAGAATAGTATATCTGTGCCTTTTGAGCCTGAACCACCAACACCCGAAGCCATCGATTTAGTTCATGTACCAAGTAGACCTTTGTCTGTTAAATCTGTCGAATCTAATCCAAGGATAGGAAAAGATGAATCCAAAATTCCTGTACCGGTACAAGATTTAATTAAATCAGTATCAAGACCTAGTATTACCGAAGTTGCATCAAAAGATCTTCAGGATATTAATGTAGATAGAATAAAGTCTGATGTGTTTAAGGAAGTCGAGATAATCGACCAAAGGGTTTTGGAAGGTTTCCATGATAGccttgaatttattaatgaaccTACTACAATTGCTGTGTTcgatgaaaaacaaaataatttaaaggagATAGATTAttcatatgaaataaattatttaaattag